ttactcatgttgtggccccaccccataacaaagatacagaatttccggtggaggaggcccagaaatcaggattttaaaaagattcccaggtgattctaatgtgcagccaaggttgagaaccactgccgtagaAGGAacgcagccctgctgacatgctgatTTTAGCCCCATGAGACCAGTGTTGAACTTCTGACCTGTAGAACTCTAAGATAATATATTTCTGTTTGAAGCTGCTACATTCCTGGTGATTAGCTCATTATAGGAGCAAAAGAAAACTAAGAGAGCACCCATAGCTACTCCTCTTGACCCAAGGCCCGGGGATCTAAGCACGCATGTGCACACAGGGTGGACACACTCACCTGGGCATTGACCAGCTGGATGAGCTTGTCAAGGTTCTTGAACCACATGTTGGCATTCTCATATTGGAAGTCCGAACCCATGGTCATCACAGTGTGGTTGGTGCGGTAGAACTCACCCTGCAGACAGAGTGGGGGTGTCCTCAGGCCAGAGTGTCCTGGCCACCCCTGTGCACAGCTGTGTCTTGGTATATATGTGGTCAATTGTGAAAGCACAGTAGCATGGGGAGAGGGGTGTGCAGAAGTATGTCACATGGGAACATAGGGACATGAATAAAAATAGCCACAAGTTGTTGAGTTAATTCTCTTGGGCCTGCCATGCTGGTCCATGACCATTGtgagtgtgtggggaggggaagggctccACAGGCTTCTAATCAGGAGCAAATCCAGAAGGAGGACATGGTGAGGTGAAGAGACTATCACCTTCCTCTGAGGGTATGAGGAGGTACTAGGGAATCAATCCCTGGGCTGTGAGAAGGACCTGATGCAGTATGTACCCCCGTTTTCCGGGTTCTGGACACTGGGGTTACCTGGTCTTTGGCTAACTTTAGGAAGTAATCAACCAGATCTTCGGCGTTGTACTCAGGGCTGCGGCGGTCATCCACGATGGGTTTGTCAGCACACACGACGTCCCAGCACAGGTTCTCCGGTGGGTTGTAATTGTTGGGGAGCACACCTGTGGCCACACTAGACTCAGGGGGTAGCCCAGCGCCCTGGACCTGCCCTGGAGTCACAGCCTGCAATGCCCCACCCAAGTCGGACTTCAGAATTTGCAGGGGCCCAGCGCAAAGTGCTGAGCTCTTGGTGGTAAATTATTAAAGACTTCAAGACGATGACAGCAGAGTGTAAAGCCACGCCTTTGGAGGCGACCCTGCCCCCACCTATCCACCCCCTTACTGGTGAAGAGGTCGGCGGTGGGGGGCTTCAGGCTGGCACTGCCCCGCCACACCTGCTCCATCTCAAGCTTCATCTTCCGCACCAATTTATCTTGGTAATCCAGGCGCCCGAAGAAGAAGCCGTCAAAGCCCATCTgggagaggtgggggtgaggacagGAATGGAGGGCAGGATGACTAAGTGCGAGGCCTTCTCACCaccaccctccaggcccctccgCATGAAAGGGGTGGGTCAGAGCACGGAAAAAAGCaggtctatccctctctccctctcccttcctctctctgacatcaatacatatacatatacatatacatatacatatagatatatagctatagatatatagatatatagatatatagatctatatattttttaagtgtatatatGCCCACTTCTGCAGGCTGAGAATGGAAGGGGTCATGGCACTGGTCAAGAAGCCGCTAGCAAAACAGGACAGGCCTCCACCTGCCACCTGGCTTGGGGAGGAGCCAGGATCCTAGCAaatggggcagggccaggagaaggggagaggggcagcTAGAGGGGGGTGgtcagcctgggctggggcagagagAGGCCGAGGCCAGAGAGGAAAAGGAGTGGGACTCCAGCGGCAGGGTCTCAAGAAGTTAGAGGGACAGGTCCCAAGGACGGGCGGGGATTGAGTGGCCGAAGGAGGAGTCAAAGCAATGAAGGGGAAGGTCCAAGGGAGGCAGGGAAATACCTGCGCAAACAGTGAGGCCTGCTCCCGAGAATGGCCAAAGGGGTCGATGTGCCAGGCCACACGGGGGCGCCCGTCGTTGCCAAACGTGTCCTCAAGGAAGCGGAGCCCTAGTGTCATCTGGTCTATGATGGCTCCGTAGTGGGTGGCCGCCTCGTCATTCATCACCCAGCCACCGTTGGCAAACTCCAGGCGCCCTGTACCAGAAGGGGCAAAATCCAGGTAGGCTGTCAGGGCCAGGAGTAGGGCTGGGGTTGGCAATGCAGGGGATGAGAAGACCTGCCTGCATGCCCAGGCCTGGAAGGAGAGAGGTCTCTCCCAGGCCAGTATAGCCAGATCTGGAACAGAGGGCCTCCTGCATGGCAGGCTTCCCAGAGGATCTATTGGAGATGGGGCCTTGCAGGATGCATAAGAGTTCTACAAAGAAAGGGAAATTCCAGGCAGGCAGATCACATGCGCAGTCAGTCTGCACGTAGCGTGATAAAGTCTCAGAAGGCGGGATGGCAAAAACAGAAGCTAGGCTGAGCTTCCTCTTTTCACTTCCTTGGGGCAGCTCACCCTGGCGCACCAGGTCCCGCACAACATCCTGTGTTGCATTTGTCTGTTGATGCCACCAACGGGAGAAGAAGGCCATCTCCACATAGACGAAGCGACGGGTGGGGTCCGCCAGCAGGGAAGAGATGACAGAGTCCAGGATGTACTGAACACCTGCATGTTGGATTCTATTGTGGACTGTGGACACAGGGGTCAAGCAATCAGGGACCAGCAAGCCAAAGGGGACATTCCTAGACACAGGACCCCAAGCTGGGCATTGCCCCCACCCGAATATCCAGGACCCAGAGAGGATCTGAAGAGCTCGGAGGGATCAGGGGAGACCCACGCGTCAGTCCCCACCCTCTACTCACTGCCATAAAAGTACTGGTCCACGGTCTTGAGCCAGCCCACGTCATCGTGTGTGTGGGCCAGCAGGTGCACATTGAGCATGTTCGGCTTCACCGTGGGGCATGTCTGCACAGGGACCCCAaatgcacactcacacaccttGTCTCCCCAAAGTTAAGAGGCAGGTTGGGGTGGGAGTAGGGGTGGGGGGCACAAGGCAAGTCTTGATCTAGAGGTGAGTAACTCAGAGAGGTCGGGACAGGCACTCCCAgggaggacacacacacagttgCGCTGACAGATACAACTCCCTAGTGGCACACTCCTCAGGGCAGCTCTCATTCACACCCTGGGAAAATCATAGtagtagctaatatttattaagcatttacaaATACCAAGCAGCCACCTTGCGGGACAGGGACACTATTACCTCCAGTTTGCAGATGAGAGCACCGAGATCAGAGAAGTGTAGTGATGACAATCCCGCAGCCAGGAAGTGCAAGAGCCAGGCTGGAACTCCAGGCCGGCCGCCGCGAGCTCCAGTTCTCAACCAGCatccgccccccaacccccacacgcACACGCCCAATCACACGGTTCAATGCATGCAAAGTCCAGGCAAACTGACCCACAGAAGCAGGAAAGGAGGAACCGGCAGCCCCATTCGCAGACGCGCGGAGCCAGACCTCCCGCTGACACAAAGCACACCCTCGACCACACAGTCATATTAGCAACCGTAAACCAGCAACCACAGAACAGACCCACCCACACCTCCAGACCCTCCTCGGGGCTCCCCTCTGGCTTGTGGACATTTCCGCTCGCCGACTCCCGCTCACCTCGTATCCCGCGGCCCGAACGCTGGGCGCAGCCAAAagcaaaaaaaggaaggaaagaggtgggAGCGGTGGGCACAGCGCACGCGAGCTCGTGCAGGGCCACGCTGCGCCCCGGCCGCCACTGGCGCGCACCCCCAAAGGCCGCGCGTGGACTCCCATGGctgctccgccgccgccgcctcgccgCCACCACCGCCTACACTACAGCCAGTTCCCGGCCCCGCAaaggcccagcaaaggccccacccccatttgCGGCCTAGCCAATGGGAACTTGTGGAGGCGGGGCTAGGGCGCAACTCGGCCTGTTATTGGATTGAGGCCGCAGTTCCGGATACTCCTGGAGGCCTGGCCCTTCCCACCCTCGGTTTGGCAGGAGAGCCTTGAACGTCTCGCCGCCTTCGTGTGGACTGGGAGACCCCCTCTGTCCCTGGGAGCGCGGAGGTCTCAGATTTTCCTACCCGAGCCGGGGTGCCTAGGCGGTGGCAGGCGTGCCCGGGGTCCCCCGGCGTTCCATTAGCCTCAGGGCTAGGAGCAGGGAGGGTTTCATGGGGGTCCTGTTCTCTCCAATGGGAATTGAGCGCTGGGAATGGCAGGCATGCAGCCTCCGTGAGAGAAGTTAGTACACGCAGACCCAGGAAAAAGCCCCAAGGCTGAAAATCTATCTCCAAGAGCAGAGGGCAGGGGAAAACCAAAGAACGAGTCTTCCCTCCCACTagtctaaaaattaatggagctTGTTAAGGGAAACTTACCTAAGTGGCACCTCTTGCGTGACTACAGGAGGAAATGGGTCCCTGTGCGGCTTGACAGGTGCCAAAGAATTATataggggaaggggagaggggcggACAGTCATAGGTACTGGTACACGAATGCTACCAGGTATGGAAATTATTTCACGTGCTTGAACGGGCCAGGACAATAACCTGTTCCCGGAAGCAGCGCAGAGCAGGGGGCAAGGGGAGGTACTGGTTTATATCAGAGTGAACATCAAATACAGTCAGACAGTGTTTGCAGTACGCAATCTCCCCCttctggcccaggcccagctctcgGGTCCAGCAGTGGCAACTTCACGGAAGTCTCTCCTCCACACTCTACCCCTCATGACCAGCTCTTACAATCTCACGTGACCCCCTGTTCCCCATGATGCCCTGAGTGGTCAGCAAGGGGCTTCAGTAGCAGGGAAGTAGCTCTCTTAGTTGCCAATTGACCTCATTGGAGACATAGTCGGCAGCAACAGTACCGACACATACAAGAAAAGAGACCAGTTAAAAGAAGCAGTCCAAGTATTAGTAACTTTTTCCATCTTGCTTCCCCTCTGCCAGGACCTAAACCGGTGGGTTAGTAAGTCACCTAGGTTTTGGCTGGGTCATTTAAGGCATTTACATGAGTTTTCATATGTACTAACAAGGAAGAAATATTAGCAGATTCACCTGGTATAAGAACACAACATTCAGTTTGAATAATGGcacaggccccccacccccaccccccaccacacacatacacacacatacacaggcctGTAAGGGATTGCTACAGGAACAGCAGGAAATCTAAGGTAGAAAAACGAATAtttagccttggctggtttggctcagtggatagagcatcggcctgcagactgacggttcccgggtttgattccagtcaagggcacttatctcagttgcaggctcctccccagcctgggccctggtcaggctcatgcagggggcaaccaatcgatgtgtttctctcacatccacatcaatatttctctgtctttccctctctcttccactctctaaaaaaaaaaaaaaaaaaaaaaaaatcaatagaaaaataccctcaggtgaaaatttaaaaaaaagaaaaaaaagacaaatatttatttattttaatatatttctttattgatttcagaggaaggaagagggagatagaaacatcaatgatgagagagaatcattgattgactgcctcctgcacgccccctactggggaccgagcctgcaacccaggtatgtgcccttggctggaatcgaacctgggacccttcagtccgaaggctgacactctatccactgagccaaactggctagggcaaagacAAATATTTAGTAGGGACTTGAATTGGGAGATCTATGAGAATTATACTTGCAGTCTGATCTTTAGATGTTAGTGTAGCCGCAGTGTTTGGAACCTGGCCAGGCTGTGTAAACCATACTTGTTGGTCAGGAAGAAATGGTGCTCTTCCCGACCAACAAGTAAGGCGGTGAATAGGGCGAGGACTGTATTAGATCAGGACCCCTACCTTCTCCCCTCTTTCAGTGGTGCATGTACCAGTCTGAGTATAGCCTGTCTCCATGGCTCCTGACTGCATCAGGATAACAGGGTCCTACGGGAGACTGAGCAGTTCCTCTCCCCCAGGTGCATGAAGTAACCAACCCATCACAGGGTAGTATCTCATTGCAGATTCCAGTGAATGTTCCAGGGACGATAAGGGCTGGTGCCTTCAATATCATGGCCCACTGGTCCATGGCAAGCATCAAGACTATTACTGTGTCCTTTGTGTCTCACACCTTAACCATATTGGGTGCCTCGTTTGAGCTCCCAGCCTGGCATACAGAGCAATAGGCCCCACTGTTGATCATTTAAGAGTATTTACACTTGGGAAAACACCTTTGTATACTGGCCAAAGTTGGTTTTCTAGTTAGTGAGTTAATCTGTTAAggaccccatttttaaaaaaatatatttttattgacttcagagaaaaagggaggagagagagacagaaacattaatgatgagagagaatcattgatcagctgcctcctgcatgccccacactggcgatcaagctcgaaacccgggtatgtgccctgactgggaatcaaaccatgaccacctagttcataggtcgatgctcaaccactgagccacaccagccgggcaagacATATCTGTTTTAATTAAACCAACACACTTAAACTAGCTTTAATGACAAATCATGTGATCTCCCCAGATCATGTGATTCTGAGAAAGCATTTGGGTTAATTTCTGAGAATTTTAGAATACCCAATCCTTAATTTATAGAAGCACTTCATTCCATTAAACCAACTAAACATAGCTCTTTTACAAGTTAGCAACACCATTTCGAGGTAGAAACTACTACACCAAAACAACACATATATAGACACACATGAACATATGGCTTCTAAAAAAGAGGTGGGATCTGTTCAAAGGAGCTTCCCTGCCGCCCACCCCGCCTTTATCTGCCCATCCCTATGCTAACAGAGTTGTAGACATTCTAACATCTTTTTCTAGTTTCAGTTTTTCCTTTCTAACCCTGTCTTTTGCTTCTAGTGGGCATCTGTGACCAGCCTACAGTTGAAGCCATAGATTTCCTGCCTTGCCACAGTGCAGTTCCTTAAACAAGTAGGAGACCAGCCAGCATTTTCAGAGTCCCCTGTACTCATGCGGCAGTCCGCTGTGTCTAGCGTACAGCTCACCCCTCCCCACATAGGGGTCAATGGCCAGGTCGACCCCCTTTACCAAGCCCATGTCTTTGGTCTCCTGGTGGCTTGCCAATTGTTAGTACACGCACACCCAGGGGAAAGCCCCAGGACTGAAAATCTACCTCCAAAAGCAGAGGGTGGGGGAAGACCAAAGAAAGCTGCCACTCCTCTCTAATAATAGTTTTCAAAGGGAAACTGACATACAGGTGTGTCTTGAGTGGCTGCAAGCTGAAATTGATCCCCATGCTGCTTGGCAGGTGCCAAAGAATTGTCCAGGGTAAAAGGAGGTATAGTCATATATACTGACATGTGAATGCTATTAGGTAGGGGAAATTACTTCACATGCTTGAACATATCAGGACAACCTGTTCCAGGAACCGGCACATAGCCTGAGGCAAAAGAGGGGCCATCTGTGTCAGAATGAACATCAAGTACAATCAGAAAGTTGTCTTTTtcttgggggggggtggggggtttacTAAGCAATCTCCCCGTTCTAATCCAGGTCGGCACTCAGGTCCTACAGCAGTCAAGTCATGGAACAGTCTCTTCCCCTCTGGGGGAAGACAGTCTTTCATGTCTTTCCGATTCCCTATCAGTCCATCTAGTTCAATGACGTTATCTCACTCCTTTGATAAGAAAATCAAAGcccggccctagccggtttggctcagtggatggagtatcagcctgtggacttaggGGGCccagtttgattccaatcaagggcacgtaccttggttgcagtcttgCCCCGccatctcacattgatgtttctctctctctgtctctccttatCCCTTCCACTCTtgcaaaagatcaatggaaaaatatcctggggtgaggattaacaacaaacaacaacaaaaagaaaaccaaagcccAGATTCCTCAGGTCAGCAGGGCCACCTGCTGAGTTGCCAGAGGTGAGGGTCACTGTCCTGTCTCCGGCAGCTGACTTAAGGCCTGAAGGCTGCGAATAAGCAAGTGAAGCAGAAGGCTCCAGACGGCCTCACCCCAGGCCTGAGGAAGTGGAGGAGCTGCAGCCCTTCCAGGAGAGCACCCGCAGTGCACAGAAGGAGAGGTCTCAGAGAGCAGCCAGAGTGCAAATCTTTATTACGATCTGTTTTCAACAAGAAAATGAGTGTTTATACCTAGAAACATGGACAGCTCTCCCCCAGCAGCATccagggtggggaaggagggcaggagtCTATCTGGGgttttcccctccctgccccagtagAAGTGGGGCCCCAGGTTAAGGTCCAAGTTCCTTCCATCCAGCTGGGGGCCCTGCGACTACCTCACCCAGGACAGCCAGCagctgagggcagggcaggaggctgagCGGCTAAGGCCCAGCCCTGGAGGGAGGTGTATAGAGAGGTGCAGGATGTGACCCCTCTAGGCTGACATCAGTCACCAAGGAGGTGTCATGGGCTGAGGGTTCTGAAGATACGACATCACCACGGCAGAgatggacagcctgggtgagacGGGAGAAAGGTGTCAGTCAAGATGGGAAGGCTTGGGTCCTCCCCCCCTTACTTAGAGTCCCTCCTTCTCCAGGCCCAGCCTCACATGAAGCTACTCATCATCTGCTTAGTGTCTTCAGAGCTCCGGGAGTTGGCGAAGCTGATGAAGGAGCAGTAGACAGCAACCCAAGCGCACCACTTCAGCTGGGGAAAGGCAGGTAGAGGGGTGGGTTAGGTCAGTGGAAGACAAGGGGCATTCCCAGGCACCGGTTCCCACCCACTGGTTTCAGATGGGGCAGCGTAAACCTTGTCCCCCTGACCCTCAGAAGCCCCTCAGTCTCATCCACCCAGAGCCTCCTCCAGGTACGGAGTTGCTGGCCCTaccccctggccagggcctctgacCCCACCCTCAGACCTAAAAAGACTAGACTTCGACACAGCCCGTCATGCTCATGACCCCGCTTTCTCCACCATCCCCTCCAAGTGGCTGTACAGTCTGGCCCCACCCTCACACCAacctcccacacacccaccctgACCCGGATTCCTGAATCCCCGATGGCTTTGGCTTCCTCCGTCCAACGtcaccccagccccgcccctcagcGCCGGCCCCGCTTCATTCCCAACCCGCCCCTGGCCTGGGAGCCCAGCAGAGACACGCAGCCCGGCCCACCTTCAGCATGAGGCCGCACATGCTGAAGATCATGCCGAGCAGGTTCATGTAGTCCGGCGTCGGGTCGTCCAAGGCCGGGTTACACTCGCTCGGCGGAGGCTTGTACCTGCGGCGGGATTGAGGGTCAGGGGCACTCACGTCCCGCCCCCGGATGGACACGTGCTTCCCTGGGCCCCGACCCACAGCCCGAGCCTCGTTCCCACGACGCCGGGGTCCCTACCTCAGCACTTTGTTCGGCCTCCGCGGGTCCGACATGTTGTTCGTGGACATAGCGAGTCAGGGACGTCCCTCTTCCGCCGCCGGAGTGGCCCCTTCCGGCGTGGAAACGGACGGTGCTTTTTACAGTCACACCCGCAGCCCTCGCGCTTCCGTACCTAGCGGCGGGGCCCAGATAGTGGAAGGAGAAACCTGGAACCTAGAGGCAGCCTGCAGCCATTGTATTTTCCAACATTACCTCCAAAAAGCCGAAACTGTGAGCCCGGAAGTGGGGAACCGGAAGTAGACCGCAGGGACAATAATAAGGTTGCACCAAGCGAGAGACGCTCGGCAACTTCGGTACAGACCGATGGGAGGCGGCGAGGAAGGCATCCCGGAGCCATGTCTTTCCCTGAGCCCAAGCCGCGTGGCCCGGTGCTGCCGCAGAAACGGTTGAAGACGCTGGACTGCGGGCAGGGAGCGGTGCGAGCCGTGCGATTTAATGGTGAGCGCCCTCGTCTTCATTCCGGGTCGGCCTGTGGCCTCTCGAGGTCGGCAGCCCGGTAACCCCCGCCTGGTCTTCCCAAGTGGACGGCAATTACTGCCTGACGTGCGGCAGCGACAAGACCCTGAAGCTGTGGAACCCGCTGCGGGGGACGCTGCTGCGGACGTACAGCGGCCACGGCTACGAGGTGCTGGACGCGGCCGGGTGAGCCGGGGCCTGGCCGGGAAGGGGGCGCTGAGGCGGGGACCCAGGTCGATGctgaccttccctcccctgccccctagTTCCTTTGACAACAGCAATCTCTGCTCCGGCGGCGGGGACAAGGCGGTGGTGCTGTGGGATGTGGCCTCCGGGCAGGTCGTGCGTAAATTCCGGGGTCACGCAGGGGTGAGTACAAGCAGAAAGACGCCTCATTAGAGCGTGGGTAGCGGAGGGGACCCGCATTCGTGTGCAGGGGTGACAGGtgccctcccacacacacattaCAGCGCATTCACAGGCCCCTTGCTTGCAGCACCCTCAAAACCTTTCACCTCCCGTACCCCTAGCTTTTGTCCTCACTTTAATCTGCACTGGGAACGCGGTCTTTATCCCAATCCTTCAAAGACCGGCCACCTCTGAGTGGTAGTTCCTGTTTCTCAGAAGGTGAATACGGTGCAGTTTAATGAAGAGGCCACGGTCATCCTGTCAGGTGAGTGCGTGGCCTAGGCAGGGGCGCCCAGGGGAGCCCCTGCCCCCAAAACCTGGCCTCACCTTCCTGCTGGCCTCACAGGCTCTATCGATTCCACCATCCGCTGCTGGGACTGCCGCTCTCGGAGGCCGGACCCAGTGCAGAAGCTGGACGAAGCCAAGGATGGTGTATCCAGTGTGAAGGTGTCAGACCATGAGGTCCTGGCAGGGTGAGTGGAGCTAGAGCTAGACCATTGCCCCTCCCCCGGTTCCCCTGCCTATCACAGCTGCCTCTGTGCTTAAGTCTACCCTCCTCACTGCCTCCCAAGACCCCGCACAGTCTGGTCCTTGCTGACCTCTCAGCTTCTATGATTTCCAGCCTCGTTTCAGGGAGATATGCCAAGCGTGCTTTGCAGCTGCTCTTCCTCTGCCTGGACTGCCTTTCTACTATTTACTGCAAGTGTTTTTGAGCCCCTCCCACGGGCCACTTTTTTAGGCAATGAGCATGTAGCAGTGAATAAGACAGGGAAATAGGGAAGAAATTCCTGCCCACAGACTtgctatttaagaaagaaaaaattcccATGCAGAGCTGCTCACGTGTTGCCACAGCCCAGGAGAGTGCCATGCCCACCATGGGGGGAGTTTGGACTGTCCAGCCTGTTGACTGGCCATTCCCACGCATCTTCCCATCTCGTCCTTCAAGTCCCGGTTCAGATGTCACCTTGGGAAGGACTTCCTATATTACCCAGTCAGTGAGGCTCCAGAAATGTCTCCTGGCTCGGTCGAAGCTGTGTCCCAAGCCATCCCTGCTGTAGAATCTGGCCCAGAGGGGATGCGCGGTGCCCATCAGAAACGAACTGAGTTGTTCCCCATGGTCCCTGGGTCTGGATCTCAAAGACGGTGCCTCAGATTTCCCCTCATGAATTCACTTCAGTGCacgtttccttttttttcctttttgttaatcctcacccaaggacatttttcccattgatttttagagagggtgggagggaggagaggacagagaaaaacatcgatgtgagagacattgattggttgcctcctgaactcaCCCCTACCAGGGCTGAGGAACTACAACTGAGGTATGAGCCTTGATccagaattgaaccctcgaccctGTAGTCCACAGATcaacactgagaaaactggctagccCTGAGAAGGGAGTATGACAGTGAGGGGTGCACAGAAAGGATGGGCTTAGCCTTGTCctgagggccctggccaggtgcaaGTGTAGAGGGACACAGGTTACCTAGAGCCATGGAGCCACTGGCCCCAGTGGAAACTTTAATCGGATCCACCCTCTCTTGCAGCTCCGTGGACGGCCGGGTCAGGCGCTATGACCTGAGGATGGGACAACTCTTCTCAGACTACGTGGGCAGTGAGTGTGGCCAGGCtgtggggcagcaggggaggcagaggcagcaaaAGGGGCCCCAGCCCACGTGCCTatccacctctcccctccccccaggccccatCACTTGCACCTGCTTCAGCCGGGATGGC
The sequence above is a segment of the Myotis daubentonii chromosome 5, mMyoDau2.1, whole genome shotgun sequence genome. Coding sequences within it:
- the WDR83OS gene encoding PAT complex subunit Asterix, encoding MSTNNMSDPRRPNKVLRYKPPPSECNPALDDPTPDYMNLLGMIFSMCGLMLKLKWCAWVAVYCSFISFANSRSSEDTKQMMSSFMLSISAVVMSYLQNPQPMTPPW
- the WDR83 gene encoding WD repeat domain-containing protein 83, producing MSFPEPKPRGPVLPQKRLKTLDCGQGAVRAVRFNVDGNYCLTCGSDKTLKLWNPLRGTLLRTYSGHGYEVLDAAGSFDNSNLCSGGGDKAVVLWDVASGQVVRKFRGHAGKVNTVQFNEEATVILSGSIDSTIRCWDCRSRRPDPVQKLDEAKDGVSSVKVSDHEVLAGSVDGRVRRYDLRMGQLFSDYVGSPITCTCFSRDGQCTLVSSLDSTLRLLDKDTGELLGEYTGHKNQEYKLDCCLSERDTHVVSCSEDGKVFFWDLVEGVLALALQVGPGVVQSLAYHPTEPCLLTAMGGSIHCWREEAYETEGGTG